One region of Metallosphaera sedula DSM 5348 genomic DNA includes:
- a CDS encoding GntR family transcriptional regulator — protein sequence MSNSLSETAYDEILKRILRGDYAQGQLLTEDKLCKDLNMSRTPVREALKMLESEGIVKKMNRSYAVIHITSDEVEKLYEVRIPLESTASRLAAVRAKQEDIAKMEEILNKVKEETYKENPDPSRLAELNGQFHDRVAMATENPFMYSYLREIRLKLRVVRVTLFTSFDRRVEELREHQGILDAIKARDAERAYEMMISHENNVLEYLRAKVIPILLTRR from the coding sequence ATGTCTAACAGTTTAAGCGAAACTGCTTACGACGAGATCCTCAAGAGAATACTGAGAGGAGATTACGCTCAGGGACAACTCCTCACAGAGGACAAGCTATGCAAGGATCTGAACATGAGCAGAACGCCAGTAAGGGAAGCACTCAAGATGCTGGAGTCTGAGGGAATAGTTAAGAAAATGAATAGATCCTACGCTGTAATACATATTACATCAGACGAAGTGGAGAAATTATATGAGGTTAGAATTCCGCTAGAGTCCACGGCGAGCAGGTTGGCTGCAGTTCGGGCCAAACAGGAGGACATTGCCAAGATGGAGGAGATACTAAATAAGGTGAAGGAGGAAACGTATAAGGAGAATCCAGATCCGTCGAGGTTGGCGGAGCTTAACGGCCAGTTCCACGACAGAGTCGCCATGGCCACGGAGAACCCTTTCATGTACTCCTACCTCAGGGAGATAAGATTGAAGTTAAGGGTGGTTAGGGTTACGCTGTTTACCAGTTTCGATAGGAGAGTCGAGGAGCTTAGGGAGCATCAGGGTATATTGGACGCAATTAAGGCCAGAGATGCGGAAAGGGCATACGAGATGATGATAAGTCACGAGAATAACGTGCTAGAGTACTTAAGGGCTAAGGTAATACCCATCTTGCTGACAAGGAGATAG